The Zingiber officinale cultivar Zhangliang chromosome 10A, Zo_v1.1, whole genome shotgun sequence genome contains a region encoding:
- the LOC122026926 gene encoding trifunctional UDP-glucose 4,6-dehydratase/UDP-4-keto-6-deoxy-D-glucose 3,5-epimerase/UDP-4-keto-L-rhamnose-reductase RHM1: protein MASYKPKNILITGAAGFIASHVANRLVRNYPEYKIVVLDKLDYCSNLKNLNPSRSSSNFKFVKGDIGSVDLVNYLLITESIDTIMHFAAQTHVDNSFGNSFEFTKNNIYGTHVLLEACKVTGQIRRFIHVSTDEVYGETDEDAVVGNHEASQLLPTNPYSATKAGAEMLVMAYGRSYGLPVITTRGNNVYGPNQFPEKLIPKFILLAMRGQPLPIHGDGCNVRSYLYCEDVAEAFEVVLHKGEVGHVYNIGTKKERRVIDVAKDICKLFSLDSDKVIKFVDNRPFNDQRYFLDDQKLKNLGWSERTIWEDGLKKTMEWYMNNPDWWGDVSGALLPHPRMLMMPGMFDGSEETKSLIFQSMDSNKQNKMLVPTPRSSTSSPKKPQLKFLIYGKTGWIGGLLGKLCEKQGIQYEYGRGRLEDRSQLILDIQNVKPTHVFNAAGVTGRPNVDWCESHKQETIRTNVVGTLTLANVCREHDLLLMNYATGCIFEYDAEHPEGSGIGFREEDKPNFTGSFYSKTKAMVEELLKEYENVCTLRVRMPISSDLSNPRNFITKISRYNKVVNIPNSMTILDELLPISIEMAKRNCRGIWNFTNPGVVSHNEILEMYKSYIDPSFKWTNFTLEEQAKVIVAPRSNNELDATKLKNEFLELLSIKESLIKYVFEPNKVISK, encoded by the exons ATGGCGTCATACAAACCCAAGAACATCCTCATTACTGGGGCTGCAGGCTTCATTGCATCCCATGTGGCAAACCGCCTAGTCCGTAACTATCCAGAGTACAAGATTGTGGTTCTTGACAAGCTTGATTACTGCTCCAACTTGAAGAACCTGAACCCATCGCGTTCATCTTCTAACTTCAAGTTTGTGAAGGGTGACATTGGGAGTGTTGACCTTGTCAATTACCTCCTGATCACGGAGTCCATTGATACCATCATGCATTTTGCAGCCCAGACCCATGTTGACAATTCTTTTGGTAACTCCTTCGAGTTCACTAAGAACAACATCTATGGCACTCACGTCCTCCTCGAGGCCTGCAAGGTCACTGGCCAGATCAGGAGGTTTATCCATGTTAGCACCGATGAGGTCTATGGCGAGACTGATGAAGACGCTGTAGTTGGAAACCATGAGGCGTCGCAATTGCTGCCAACAAACCCATACTCAGCCACAAAAGCTGGTGCCGAGATGCTTGTCATGGCTTATGGAAGATCATACGGTTTACCTGTGATTACTACCCGAGGAAACAATGTGTATGGGCCGAACCAATTTCCAGAGAAACTGATCCCTAAGTTTATCCTTTTGGCCATGAGGGGGCAGCCACTCCCTATCCATGGAGATGGCTGTAATGTCAGAAGCTATCTATACTGTGAGGATGTTGCAGAAGCTTTTGAGGTTGTTCTGCACAAAGGGGAGGTTGGGCATGTTTATAACATTGGGACAAAAAAAGAACGGAGAGTGATTGATGTGGCAAAGGACATCTGCAAACTCTTCTCGTTAGACTCTGACAAGGTCATTAAGTTCGTGGATAATAGACCCTTCAATGATCAGAGATACTTTTTGGACGATCAGAAGCTGAAGAACCTAGGATGGTCAGAGAGAACCATCTGGGAAGACGGACTCAAGAAGACTATGGAGTGGTACATGAACAATCCAGACTGGTGGGGAGATGTTTCAGGAGCATTATTGCCTCATCCACGAATGCTAATGATGCCTGGCATGTTTGATGGTTCTGAAGAAACCAAGTCCTTGATTTTTCAGTCCATGGACAGTAATAAGCAGAACAAGATGTTGGTTCCCACCCCAAGGAGCAGTACGTCCTCTCCTAAGAAACCACAATTGAAATTCTTGATATATGGTAAAACTGGATGGATTGGGGGTCTTCTGGGGAAGCTATGCGAGAAACAAGGCATTCAATATGAATATGGAAGGGGACGTTTGGAAGATCGTTCACAACTCATATTGGATATTCAGAATGTGAAGCCAACACATGTTTTTAATGCCGCTGGTGTGACTGGTAGGCCTAATGTTGACTGGTGCGAATCACATAAGCAGGAAACGATTCGCACAAATGTTGTGGGGACTTTGACACTTGCAAATGTCTGTAGGGAGCATGATTTACTATTAATGAACTATGCTACCGGTTGTATATTTGAGTACGATGCTGAACACCCTGAAGGTTCTGGCATTGGTTTTAGGGAGGAAGACAAACCGAATTTTACTGGTTCCTTCTATTCAAAGACTAAAGCAATG GTTGAAGAGCTTTTGAAAGAATATGAGAATGTATGCACCCTTCGAGTCAGAATGCCTATATCTTCTGACCTTAGCAACCCTCGGAATTTCATCACAAAAATCAGTCGTTATAACAAGGTTGTGAACATTCCAAATAGCATGACGATATTGGATGAACTTTTGCCCATTTCAATAGAGATGGCAAAAAGGAACTGCAGGGGCATATGGAACTTTACAAATCCTGGTGTGGTGAGCCACAATGAAATCCTAGAGATGTACAAGAGCTACATTGACCCTAGCTTCAAGTGGACCAACTTCACTTTGGAAGAACAGGCCAAAGTCATAGTTGCACCTCGAAGCAATAATGAACTGGATGCTACGAAATTGAAGAATGAGTTCCTTGAGTTGCTGTCCATCAAAGAATCTCTGATCAAGTATGTGTTTGAGCCAAATAAGGTCATTTCTAAGTGA